From a single Phorcysia thermohydrogeniphila genomic region:
- a CDS encoding PIN domain-containing protein, which translates to MKLFVDSSVIIEALKQEGNGEAKKIWETLLAYLLKPKIEFCVNAIVYSESVYKLVIKGKKESSLVDDYVFRIFKVFSWMDIPYKVKEIAEGYLKQYSLATNDALILATCKFHGVKYLISLDEDFATPCRGEGIFLINSAEKLREALNRGT; encoded by the coding sequence GTGAAGTTGTTTGTTGACAGTAGTGTAATTATAGAAGCCTTAAAACAAGAGGGAAACGGAGAAGCCAAGAAGATATGGGAGACTTTATTAGCTTATCTACTGAAACCTAAAATTGAGTTTTGTGTAAATGCTATTGTCTATAGTGAATCTGTTTACAAGCTCGTTATTAAAGGGAAGAAAGAATCTTCCTTAGTGGACGATTACGTCTTCAGAATTTTTAAAGTTTTTTCGTGGATGGACATTCCTTACAAAGTAAAAGAAATTGCGGAAGGATATTTGAAACAGTATAGTTTAGCTACAAACGACGCTTTGATTTTGGCGACCTGTAAGTTTCATGGCGTCAAGTATCTAATATCGCTGGACGAAGACTTTGCCACACCGTGCAGAGGAGAGGGAATTTTTCTAATTAACTCCGCTGAGAAGCTGAGGGAGGCGTTAAATAGAGGAACTTGA